Within Carassius gibelio isolate Cgi1373 ecotype wild population from Czech Republic chromosome A16, carGib1.2-hapl.c, whole genome shotgun sequence, the genomic segment ctccccctcctgccttcgagatctccatccagaaccgcttcgctcccctccgcgagacaggacgcgacgctgtgatcatcggagactccatcgtccgacacgtaagtgctacgttagccgaaggtaaagtgcacactcattgtttgcctggtgctcgtgttctcgatgtttctgcgcagatacccgcgatcctgaaggacgacgagagcccgagagcggtcgtgcttcacgccggggttaacgacaccacgctgcggcagacggagacgctgaagagggacttcaggagcctgatcgagacggttcgcagcacgacgcccgcggcgacgatcgtcgtgtcaggaccactgcccacgtatcgacgaggacacgaaaggttcagtagactttttgctttaaatgaatggttgttgtcatggtgtaaagaacataaactgctatttgttaataactggaatcttttctgggagcgtcctagactgtttcgtgctgatggattacaccccagtcgagtcggagcggagcttctctctgacaacatctccaggacacttcgctccatgtgactagtaagacaattctcaaataaccattatgatgagttttgttccacccgcttaaatgataaaagtacttgtgctgtaaaacctattaagactgtgtctgttccccgaatagtgaggtcaaaatataaatataaatataatgtaggatctagaaaaaatcttatcgtaattaaaccagaaaaatgtaaagtaaatgaacaaaaacaatttttaaagtttgggctaataaatattagatcactcgcaccaaaagcagttattgtaaatgaaatgatcacagataatagttttgatttactctgcttgactgaaacctggctaaaaccaaatgattattttggtctaaatgagtctactccaccaaactactgttataaacatgagccccgtcagactggtcgtggcgggggtgttgcaacaatatatagtgatattctcaatgttacccagaaaacaggatacaggtttaactcttttgaaatactaatgctaaatgttactctgtcagacatgcaaaagaaatctaatgtatctcttgctctggctactgtgtatagaccaccagggccgtatacagaattcctaaaagaatttgcagatttcctctcagaccttctagttacagttgataaggcgctaatcatgggagattttaatattcacgttgataatacaaatgatacattaggacttgcgtttactgacctaataaactcctttggagtcaagcaaaatgtcaccgggcccactcatcgttttaatcatacactagatttaattatatcgcatggcatcgatcttactgctatagatattgtatctcaaagtgatgatattacagaccatttcctcgtatcgtgcatgctgcgtataactgatattaactatatgtcgcagcgataccgtctgggcagaactattgttccagccaccaaagacagattcgcaaataacctgcctgatctatctcaactgctactggtacccaaaaatacacatgaactagatgaaatgactggcaacatgggcactattttctctaatacattagaagctgttgccccaatcaaattgaaaaaagttagagaaaaacgtactgcaccatggtataacagtaatactcactctctcaagaaagtaactcgtagtcttgaacgcaaatggagaaaaactaacttagaagtttttagaattgcatggaaaaacagtatgtccagctatagacagggtctaaaaactgctagggcagagcatatacacaaactcattgaaaataaccaaaacaatccaaggtttttatttagcacagtggctaagttaacaaattaccagacgccacctgattcaaatattccaccaacgttaaatagtaatgactttatgaatttcttcactgataaaatagataacattagaaatacaatagcgaatgtagattctacagcatctaacacttcagtttcatccatcgcacccaaacataaactgcagtgctttacaaccataggacaggaggagctaaataaacttatcactgtatctaaaccaacaacatgtttattagatcctgtacccactaaattactgaaagagctgttacctgtagccgaagaaccgcttctcaatatcattaactcgtcgttatctttaggacacgtcccaaaaccattcaagctggcggttatcaagcctcttattaagaaaccaaaactagatcctagtgacctggcaaattataggcctatttcaaatcttccatttatgtctaaaattttagaaaaagttgtgtctgctcaattgagcaccttcctgcataaaaatgatctgtatgaagaatttcagtcaggttttaggccccaccatagcacagaaactgcacttgttaaaattacaaatgacctgctccttgcgtcagaccaaggctgcatctcatttctagtcttacttgatcttagtgctgcgttcgacaccatagatcatgacatactcatagatcgactacaaaactatacaggtattcaagggcaggctctaagatggtttagatcctacctgtccgatcgctaccattttgtttacttaaatggggagtcatctcatttatcatcagtaaaatatggagtgccacaaggatccgtcctaggtccccttctattttcaatatacatgttgccccttggtaatattattagaaaatacggaattagcttccactgttatgctgatgatactcagctatatatatcaacgagaccagatgaaacttcccaattatctaagctaacagagtgtgttaaaaatgtaaaagattggatgacaaagaattttctccaattaaattcggataagacggagatattaattacaCAGAAttaacactacacagaatcttgtagattacaatctgcaactagacggatgtactgttacttcctctacagtcagaaatctgggtgttatattagacagcaatttgtcttttgaaaatcatatttccaatgttacaaaaattgcattcttccatcttagaaacattgccaagctacgaaacatgttatctgtttctgatgcagaaaagctagttcatgcattcatgacctctagactggactattgtaatgcacttctaggtggttgtcctgcttcttcaataaacaagctacaggtcgtccaaaatgcagcagctagagtccttacgaggtcaagaaaatatgatcatattaccccaattttacagtctctgcactggctacctattaagttccgcatcagttacaaattatcattacttacctataaggccctaaatggtttagctccagcgtacctaactagccttctaccacgttacaacccatcacgcaccctaaggtcacaaaacgctggacttttggtagttcctaggatagcaaagtccactaaaggaggtagagccttctcacatttggctcccaaactctggaatagccttcctgataatgttcggggttcagacacactctctttgtttaaatctagattaaaaacacatctctttcgccaagcattcgaataatgtatctttttaattgtgagtgtagttgcatctgatcaaaggtgcatttttattcattagcttgggttacataaattttactttgttggatcagcagctatgctaatgatgtctgtattttgtttctatgtttcgccacgggatttacatcccgtggtaactaggatttaaacaagctccagtctggatccagaacacctgagaagagatgatgctgaccctcagaggaccccagatgatgctaaccctgaatgaacaaacagaactaacaattattcctaaatgtgtgacttaatcatataataacttaattaataatattgatagttcatcgtctagctgactacgtcttgtattattattattttttagtttttctaaaatcctgtcaaatgtgcacaaactactagctactactaaatattgtagaaacataattttctgtaaagttgctttgtaacgatttgttttgtaaaaagcgctatacaaataaacttgaattgaaattgaattgactagcatgtgactagaattttgctaccatgtttctagcatgattagcatgtttgctagcatgtttctagcattattaacatgttgctagcattttgttaacatgtttctagcatgattagcatgcgactagcatgttgctagcatgattagcatgttgctaccatgtcgctaacatgtttctagcatgattaacatgtttctaccatgactagcatgcaactagcatgtttctagtatgtTTAGCAtttgctaccatgtttctagcatgattttagcatgattagcatgttttgctagcatgtcgctagcatgtcgctagcatgtctctagcatgttgctagcatgtttctagtatgactagcatgcgactatcatgttgctaacatgattttagtatgattagcatgttgctagcatgtttctagggtgattagcatgtttctagcatgactagcattcgactagcatgtttctagcatgattagcatgttgctagcatgtttctagcatgactagcatgcgactagcatgttgctagcatgatattagcatgattaacatattattaggacagatagatagatagatagacagatagatttaccatagtttaccatgatttaccatagtttaccatgatttactatagtataccatgatttaccatgttcaagtatgatttactgattctagcatgatttaccacgatttaccgtagtttaccatgatttactacagtataccacaatttaccatgttcaagtatgaaaacaaaactacatgtatttcgtattgcttggcgggaaagtagcatatcctatagaagagcattaaaaactgctagatctgattacttttcttctcttttagaagaaaacaaacataaccccaggtatttattcaatacagtcgctgaattaacgaaaaataaagcctcaacaagtgttgacatttcccaacaccacaacagtaatgactttatgaactactttacttcttaaaccgatactattagagataaaattgcaaccattcagccgtcagctacagtatcacatcagacaatgcactatagaccccctgaggaacagttccactcattctctaccataggagaggaagaattgtataaacttgttaaatcatctaaaccaacaacatgtatgttagaccctataccatctaagctcctaaaagaggtgcttccagaagtcataggtcctcttctgactattattaattcctcattgttattgggatatgtccccaaaaccttcaaactggctgttattaagcctctcataaaaaaataaataaaaataaacacaacttgaccccagagaacttgttaattatagaccaatctcgaatctcccttttctgtccaagatactagaaaaggtggtatcctcacaattatattccttcttagagaaaaatggtatatgtgaggatttccagtcaggatttagaccgtatcatagtactgagactgctctccttagagttacaaatgatctgctcttatcatctgatcgtgggtgtatctctctattagttttattggatcttagtgctgcgtttgacacaattgaccacaacattcttctgcatagacttgaacactttgctggcatcagtggaagtgcattagcatggtttaaatcgtacttactgtatatgaccgccatcagttcgtagcagtgaaagaagatgtatcatatcgatcacaagtgcagtatggagtacctcaaggctcagtactagggccgctactcttcacgttttatatgttacccttgggagatatcatcaggaaacatggtgttagctttcactgttatgctgatgatactcagctctatatttcctcgcagcccggtgaaacacaccaatttgaaaaactaatggaatgcatagtcgatataaaaaattggatgacgagtaattttttactgctaaattaagaaaaaacagaggtgttaatcatagggcctaaaaactctgcttgtaataacctagaacactgtctaagacttgatggttgctctgtcaattcttcgtcatcagttaggaacctaggcgtgctacttgatcgcaatctttccttagaaagccacgtttctagcatttgtaaaactgcatttttccatctcaaaaatatatctaaattacggcctatgctctcaatgtcaaatgcagaaatgttaatccatgcatttatgacttcaaggttagactattgtaatgctttattgggtggttgttctgcacgcttggtaaacaaactagtccaaaatgcagcagcaagagttcttactagaaccaggaagtatgaccatattagcccggtcctgtccacactgcactggctccctatcaaacatcgtatagattttaaaatattgcttattacttataaagccctgaatggtttagcacctcagtatttgaatgagctccttttacattatactcctctacgtccgctatgttcctaaaactcaggcaatttgataatacctagaatatctggaattgaactactggtttcgtctggtcagaggagaactggccccccaactgagcctggtttctcccaaggtttttttctccattctgtcactgatggagtttcggttccttgccgctgtcgcctctggcttgcttagttggggtcacttcatctacagcgatatcattgacttgattgcaaataaatgcacagacactatttaaactgaacagagatgacataactgacattcaagtatgatttactgattctagtatgatttatcatagtttaccatgatttatgatctatgatagatagatagatagatagatagatagatagatagatagatagatagaaatagtcagattgatagatagaaaaataagaagaagaagaagaaaaagaagaagaagaagtttaaataggatttcagtgagttggctttctcaagccaacttaatgaCTTGCCTTCATTCTGTCCAAACACAAAAGGTGATTTTGGTCAGGTTTCTCCTGCTGGTTTGTGTTCACACAGTATCATTCGATGGAGCCTGACTTTCAGATTCTTCATGACATTATTAGATGATACTTTAGAAACTTCTGAAACTCTGGTTTTATTGACTGATGTTGTATGAACAGAAACCAGCAGAACAAACTTGACCAAAATCACATCCTCAGTGTCTTTTGGTCTTTCTCTAGATGTTCTCACTGGCTCTGGGCTCACTGAGGATGAAGAGACCACAGCAAcatctggtcctgatgagaaaacaagaggaGATGCAGTGATGGAGCATTTCACTCATGGCACATCTTCTCCATCCTCAGAGCACACAGCTGTCTGCAGACATTTCAGATCCTGCaaagatgcacaaacacaaaacaaaagcagtcatTTTAACAGCACAGTGTAATTTCATTTCTGTATTAGAAGTAACAGAATGATCTTACTTTATATTTTGGTTTCAGGTTTTAGATAAATTATGTTTActtaatgtagatttatttatttacattacttacATTAATCTAAAGCAATACAGACAGTGAAATCaacataataacacacacatctctcactcAGATATCTGTTCATGTAATTTGGTCTTTTGCAATTATGTTAGAACATTTCTCTGTCTCATATTACACAGACAATTAATTGTCTTTAAGATGTACAGTATATGGTTCATGCAAATCCACTTTGGAGACGTAAATGTGCTTACTGGAGATCCGCTGTTCACTTTACATAATAAaacgttttgttgttgttgttttttttattacaaatatactaTAATGTTACTGTCTAGCGTCTTTACACCTTAACAAATCAACAGTTTACTCTACAGTAGCTCAACAAATACGATTTTATCACATGGgaactgtgttttgttttataatactcACCTTTGTAAACACCCTCTACGCTGCTCTCCTTCACGTTCGATGATGATTTATCCCTTTCGCGTGGCATTCTGGGATTGAAAAGTATCCATCGATGAACCCTTCAGAATCTTCACTGAAGCAGTAGGACATCCGGGGATATCTCGCCTACTGTTTTATGGTTCAAGGTTTCGAACATACTTCTTTCTTTACATACTCTttttccctactatatagtaggtgaGTAGGCATATTAGAACGCAAATTAAGTATACGTACAACTGAATCTCGCGAGAGTTATTGCAATTCTCGCCTACTCTTTTATGAACTCAAAAGATTCAAACATACTAATTTGTCGCATACTGctttttccatactatatagtagagAATTATGTGATTACGGACGAAGCCtttgtttgagctaatggaatgatgggaaaatgctttgaaataaataaaaaaaactcaacagtacactgtgggcaaattcactaccctttcgttatgttcgtggatgaaaacatccactaaattaaactgctttaaaaatgtatctcTAAATgtaactctctcacaacagacacggaagagaagactatgctgaataaagtcgtagtttttgctatttttagaccaaattttattttcgatgcttcaaaaaattctaactgaccctctgatgtcacatggactactttgatgatgtttttattgcctttctggacatggacagtataccgtacacacagtttcaatggagggactgagagctctcggactaaatgtaaaatatcttaaactctgttccaaagataaatggaggtcttactggtttggaacgacatgaggattattaatgacatatttttttggggtgaactaacgctTTAATGTCATCTCTCCCAAAGCGAAAACGTGCATACAGTTCTTCTGAATTCTCCAGTTCTTCAGTATTGCACGAGTAGTTTGGCACACTCTGCATGCACCCTTTGACGGTACCTTCTCCTATGGTAACGATGAACAATACATGCCACATGGATGCCTCTGTAGGCTAGGAGAAATGGGTGCAAAGacacaatgtgtttaaatggTGTCACCCATTAACCAGCAATGATCTGATTGGTGTAAGCCTAATAATTTAACACAAGCAAAAGCAATCTTGCTCAAGGCTTTTAAGATTAGTGTTGGGGAGATCACAGAGTTGGAACCATGGAATCAAAAGGGCCTAATTTCACTGTGGCAGAAACCTGTGCAATGTTGGAGGGTGTTCAGGCCAATTGTGCCTCAATAGTAGGAGGTTTCAGCTCTGCAAAGGGTGGAGGACTgaccaaaaaaggaaaatacaaCATTTGGAGGACATAACCAATCATATCAAAGCCATGGGTCTGGCCAAAAGAGGACCATAAAACAAGTTATGTTGCGATGGAAAAACCTTAGGGCTAAGGCAACAAAAGACCTTACTGAAGCCAAGAACCCCCAAACAGGTAACAAGCCATATAAGAGGGGTGATTTCACTGATATGGTCCTTGATATCATAGGAGGAGAAATATCAGAGGCTTTTCATGGCATTGAAGGCACAGAAGCAGATGGAAAGGCCACAATTACAGAGACTAGGACTTCAGAAAATATAAGCAAAATTATCCTGCAGTGGAAATGTTTGTCCTGGACTTGACTTCAGTGACTGAGGAGTAGGATAGATCCCCAGTGGATGTAATGAAGACAGTCCAAGACATTCCTACAAGAAAacgggtggagagagcactgtaacattcactcccccacctacatTTCCTACCAGCCCTAGACCCAAATTCGCAACATATTGAATTATGAGTTTGAATATGGCCACAACTTCCCCCAAAagcaataacattaataaaaatgttaaaggcaccctttttttatgttagtgtaaaccaaaaataagtagcacacaatgcaaaaaaaaagcagTACAAAATTCTGGCAATAGATGGTGCTACACTTCTATAAAGCTCCAAAGCCTCTACTCAGGGTTGTCCAAACTCAGTCCTTGAGGGCCAGAGTCCTGCAGATTTTAGCTCTTGATTTGAAACACACCTGAATTAGctaaacttccaggcaggtgtgtttcatttgggttggagctgaactctacaGGACTTTGGCACCTCATGGACTGAGTCTGGACACTACTGCATGTTAACAAAATCAGATGAAAGAACACTAATGCAACTACAAAACCTAAAGAGGAATTGACATGACAAGTAACATGTTCTTCTGAAAAAAGTGCATTGAGAATTAAAGCATCACAGTAACAATCAGCATGAAAAATGAACACATAAACATTGTCTTGTTTAATTTCAATTGGCcgggttattttaattattaaattccaTAGTACGTCCTGTGACAGGACGCAAACAAAGCAATTTAACTACATATACAGTAAAGCAACTGTGAAAACTATCAGTATCTGAGTAATTCAGGGCAGGTGTATAAACCATTTTAGGCTGGAAAAGCACTGGATTAGGCTGGATTTTAGCACTGGAAAAAAATCAAACCACTACAACATTTGAAGGTAAATGAATGtgaaaactttttacatttgGCTAGACAGTAAAATACTTGCACAGTGAAATGCCACATGGCTTAAAGCCTTTAGGTGCTGTGTTTAAGCATGCTATGTAATAATAGCCCTGGCTAAACAAGGGTACTATAAGTGGATACATCTAAGAGTGTGTCTGAACAGGAAGTGGTGGACCTGAAAATGAATCTAAATTGAAACTTTGAAACTGTTCTTTACATCAGTACAAACATTTTTCATGGGATGTAATTAAGTTGCTATCCAGCACACTACCAAAATTGATTATTGTGGCTccccatatatattttttactttctatacATTAAAGATTCCTGAGGAAAGAACAACTGTTTCACAGTTTCcgcaaaattattaagcagcggAGTCATTTTCAACTGTGGTGTCATGACATTTTTTATCCCGTACCTAGTGTTTGATACAGGACATAGTTCCATGATATTCAGCTCGCTCAGGCACTTGGCAGGCAGCTGTTGGTGACTGATATTGTCTTTTAACAGCAGGACATGGGCTGGGTCAAACTCGCACTTCTGACAGATCACGGGCACCAGGGTATGGGGGGAGGGGGGATGGGGGGGTTGGTGGG encodes:
- the LOC128030953 gene encoding uncharacterized protein LOC128030953 isoform X2 is translated as MADECLHSVQLELEAVGKQIRDLERRQAELRERRATLESSRADAHKSGVSIQRAVNSPTTSTPCVSLRRPGAPRTRSSQMSFTATPGHHGPWVHPQRRMRAGSRATTSPPPAFEISIQNRFAPLRETGRDAVIIGDSIVRHIPAILKDDESPRAVVLHAGVNDTTLRQTETLKRDFRSLIETVRSTTPAATIVVSGPLPTYRRGHERFSRLFALNEWLLSWCKEHKLLFVNNWNLFWERPRLFRADGLHPSRVGAELLSDNISRTLRSM
- the LOC128030953 gene encoding uncharacterized protein LOC128030953 isoform X1 → MADECLHSVQLELEAVGKQIRDLERRQAELRERRATLESSRADAHKSGVSIQRAVNSPTTSTPCVSLRRPGAPRTRSSQMSFTATPGHHGPWVHPQRRMRAGSRATTSPPPAFEISIQNRFAPLRETGRDAVIIGDSIVRHVSATLAEGKVHTHCLPGARVLDVSAQIPAILKDDESPRAVVLHAGVNDTTLRQTETLKRDFRSLIETVRSTTPAATIVVSGPLPTYRRGHERFSRLFALNEWLLSWCKEHKLLFVNNWNLFWERPRLFRADGLHPSRVGAELLSDNISRTLRSM